The following DNA comes from Chryseobacterium gallinarum.
GCAGCAACTGCATTGGCCGTAAGGTATCTTGGATTTTGCACCAGTATTGCTTTGATTAATTTTTATGAACTTTTTGAAAAGAGCCGCCATTACAATGCTTTCCAGGATCACCTGACCACAATAGATCCTGCTGTGAAAAGCTTTCTCCACACGCAAACCGCTAAACTTACAGCAAAAGGAATGTCTGAAGATCATGCAGCAAAAGCAGCTGAGAGACTATTGCTGGGCAGGATAAACGTTCAGAATCATGTACGTTTTGCTATGGACTATTATGAAATAATGGGCTGGCTTCTTTTTGGATCCCTGTTATTGATTCTTCTTTTTCCCTATCTGAACCGCACGGTTTTATATTTAAGATCCCGTAAATTATCTCCTGCCTAGCCAGTCATGACGGTGATGATTCCGGTTTTACATTAGAAAAGTATAGCTGTTTAGCTGTTTTTTATAGAGTGCTTTGAGGCTGCCTGCAAGGCAGCCTCTTTTTTATGAGAGTGGGTTAACGTTTTTCCAGATTGTTCCTTATTTTAAATACCGGTAGAGAAGTTCCAAGGTTCACATGCTTTGAAAGTTTTTTCTCAGATAAATGTAATTATTAGAAAAGAATTACTCACTTCATATTATGGACGAAGCTGAATAATTTGATACATAAAGGGATAAGTCCCAGTGAAATAATAATGAAAAGAGTGACACGGACATAGTTAAGCGTTTGCCATAGCGAAACCCTGGATGGCAGGTTTTCCGGAACAACAGGAGATTCAGCAATTTTTTGAAAATAAATAATATGCGGGGCAAAATACACCAATGTCCATATCCTTACGGCAATGTGTGCTACCAATAAAATCAGAAGCCAGTTTCTTACAGGTAGAATTTTCCAGCAAAAAATAATAGCAAGAATAAAAGCTATTTCATGCAGGGAATGGAATATAATCCAAAAGAACTTCAGACTTGCTCCCTTTCCGTCTGATAATAGTTTAAAATTATCAGGTGGCGAAAATGTCCATTTGGGAACGAAAACAAAGGTTTCAAAGATTTGAGCCCCATTCATAAGGAAATAAAGCAATGTGGTAATACAGAGCCATATTTCTGCGCGTGTGGCGTAAGTGGTTGTTAAATTTTCCATGGTTTTGTTATGTATTGTTTAATTGATCGGCTGTTTCTTTCATGATGGCTGTTGCTCCTTTGAAATACCGCTCGATAATGTCTGTTTCCGCTTCTGAAAAGGTCGAAATAAGCTGAATGGTTTTCTGTTGCAGTTCATCGAAAATCGGACCCAGTAATTTCATGCTGTTTTCCCTATCAGGAATGATGATGACTTTTCTTCTGTCTTCCCGGATAAATTGCCTTTTCAGTAATTCCTTTTTTTCCAGACGATCTATCAGGCCGGTTACCGCACCGGTTGTAAGTCCTGTCAGTTTTGCGATCTCCCCTGCAGTTATAGTGTCATATTGCAGAATCAGCCCTAAATATTTATGGTCCGCATTGGATAAGCCTGCCTTCCTGGCAATAGCTTCATGCATAAAAATGGAAGCATCCGAATATTGTCTGCTGGCTTCCCGGAATTGTTTCAGCCTGTCTTTATTCATTTGTTTTAGTATTAAAGTATCTTAGTTGCTAAGATATTATTTATTTTTGATTCATCCAAATTGAAAATAAAATATCTGAAGACGATTAGGAAAAAAGGAGAGGAACTCTTATGAAAAAATAAAAATGTAATTATTTTATAAACAGTTGTTTAATAAAATAAGACGAAAAAAAATAACAAAAACTTGCCGGAAAGTTTGGATTTAAAGGGGATTTCTCTATCTTTGCAGTCCCTTAAACACAGGGATTTCTGACAAAATCAGGTAAAGTGCGACTCGGTAGCTCAGCTGGTAGAGCAATACACTTTTAATGTATGGGTCCTGGGTTCGAATCCCAGCCGGGTCACTAAGACGGACAAGACATTTTTAATGCTTTGTCCGTTTTTTTCGTTTTGCTTTTAAATGTAATGCAAAAAAGATTTTTTTATATCTTATATTGTATGATAAGGGATCAAGCGCAAAAATTGTGGTCTTATAACATTTAGATCTATTTAATTTTTAAAATTCGTGCAAAGGTTTTTTTTGATTACTCTTTATTTTAAGTAAGCTAAGAAATGAATCGATCTTTAATCGCTTCTGATGAAGCGAAGACTTTGCATGCGCTTAGTCAGCAGCTGTGCTGCCTTCTTTGCTACTTGAAATGGAACATTGTTTTTTTAAACTTTGCGTGAAAAACGATCTCAATAATTTTGACGCTAATCAATAATGAACAGAATTTTTTATATTCAGACTCAATTTATTATGTCCCCAACTTTGCTCCTGATCCAATGATAAGTGCAAAAGACACCTAATCATTCCTGCCCTCCAACTTTTAAACCTGATCTTATTTTTTTTTGTCATCAACACTTAAAAGACATTTGTTATTAACCAATACATTTAATTGAGATAATGTTGTATTTATAAAAGTGAAAAAATGATGAATTTTTTCCTATTGATCATCTATAAATTCCTTCAATAGTGAAATGTATTAGTCTATATGTGTTTGTAATATAACTATATATAATGTATTAAAAAATCATGACACTGTGACAAAATATGTTTTTTTTCTTTGCAGTTTCAAAAATTACATATAAATTTGCCTTGAAGAAAATATACAACACAACCAAATATGATTCCCATGAAAAAAAAGTTATTACTATTGGCATTTTGTTATAGTGCTCTTTGTTTCTCCCAGGTTGGGATTGGAACAGCTAGCCCGCATTTAAGTACGGATTTAGAGCTGGCTTCTGCTAATAAAACCTTACTGTTGAATAGAGTTCCCAACACTGCTGCTGTTGCTAATCCGGTTAATGGTATGATGATTTATGATCAATCAGAAGAATGTGTAAAAGCATATCAGAATGGTAAATGGTCTAATTGTCTTGGAAAAGGGCTGACTGGAAAAAAAGCATTGGCTAATCCGGTATCATTATTATGTACTTCTGCTACTGTATCTCCTAATCCGGTTGCAGGCCAGGCATTTAAAGGAACTTTAACAATTCCTTATACAGGAGGAAATGGTGGGCGTTATGAGGCACAGTCTATTCAGGCCAATGGATTAACTGCTTTTTTGCCCGCCGGAAACTTTGCTGTAGGAAACGGAAGCTTACAGTATTCTATTACCGGAACCCCGGACAAGACCGGAAATATCACATTTAATACCATTATTGCAGGAAATACCTGTTCTGTTGTTTCTAAATAATGTAATAGATATTTTCCGGTGACCAGTTTCAAACCATTGAATATCTTTATCTTTAAGTCAATCAATATATACCCGGCATTACCTTGATTCATTTACAAGGTGTATGTATTGTATCTAATACAGGTATTTTCAGAATCTGTTTACTGGAATTTGCTATTCTTTATTTCATTGCAACTTCAATGAAAGATATTTATATAGACAAATTTTATTAAACCACAACAAAAATTCAACATGAAAAAAAAGTTCTTATTACCTATTTACATTTGTATTAGCTCTTTTTCCATTGCGCAGGTTGGGATTAATCAACCTAATCCTCATTTAAGTGCTGACCTTGAACTGGGGTCTACCAATAAGAGTTTATTACTGAACAGAGTTCCTAATACAGGAGTGATTAATAATCCGGTAAACGGAATGTTGATCTATGATGTATCAGAACAATGTGTAAAGGCCTTTCAGGGAGGAGCCTGGTCACAATGTTTCTGGAAAGAAAATCCTGCTTTTGCTTTAAATTGCGGAGCTGCTACATTTGCTCCTAATCCTGCAACACAGGGACAATCTTATACAGGAACGTTGACGATTCCTTACACAGGTGGTGACGGAAGCGCTTATGCTGCGCAAACCTTCCAGGCTAATGGTTTAACTGCCACATTGGCAGCAGGTACTTTTGCAGTAGGAAATGGAACGTTACAATTATCTGTTACTGGTTTTCCTATTGCTTCAGGAAGTGCGACATTCAATGTTACCGTGAATGGAAGTTCATGTCCGGCTCTTACTCTTCCGGTAAATCCGGGAACGCCTATAATCCCGACAAACATAACGTTAGAAGGCAGATATTTTATAGCTTCTGTGTATGATCAGGATTATTCACCATTTACTACCCCTACAGGCCCTGCTACTACTGCCAGACCTGTGGCTGCTGACGGAATTCCTGAAACACTGGTTGACCTGCAGGGAGTAATTCCTACTTCCGGTCTTACTGTTCATATTCCTGCAACGGCTACAGGAAGCGGAACAATTGGAGCCTGGAGCCAGACCATTAATATAGATCCTAATCTTACTGAAGATGGTATTTCAAGAAATATTACTCTTTCATGGAATTCCCAGTCGTATAATGCTACCACGAAGTCAATTACTGCTACTCTGAAATCTGAAGTCGGAACATTAAATGCCCGTAAGCTGGATGTAAATGCTGGAATCGGAAATGATTACCTTGGAGTATTACTAGGAAAATTCTTACTTCCTAATTCAGGAGTTCAAAAAGGATATGAAGTTCGTATCATCGCTGCTATTCCGGATAGAATGTTTAATGAGCCTGATGTTCAGGGGAATTTTAATCATAATTTCCTTTATCTTCCAATACAGGCTGAAGATAATAATGTATGGCTAAACCATAACTTAGGAGCAGATTATACCAATGTGAACGGACCCAACTTTAATCTTGGGCAAAAAGCGACATCTTCATCAGATTACCGTGCCTATGGATCATTATTCCAGTGGGGAAGAAGACCTGACGCCCATGAACTGATTAACTGGACAGGGCCAAACAGCGGAACTCCTGTTAATGGTACTACCGGAGTAAAAAGTGATGTACCTCCTAATCCATTATTTATTGCTGTAGGTGGAGACTGGAGAGTGAATCCTAACTCGAATTTATGGGATAATTCAACATCTACCAATAATCCGTGCCCTGTAGGATTTAAAGTTCCAACCAGAGATCAGTTGACAAACTACCTGAACATGAATGTATTAAATGGAGCTTCCGGAGCTTCTGCAAGTAAATTGGGCTTAACAGTTCCGGGAATACGGGATGCAGGACAAGGAACATTATCATCTGTATATACAGGACAACAAGGATTTTATTGGAGCAGCACTACT
Coding sequences within:
- a CDS encoding MarR family winged helix-turn-helix transcriptional regulator, with the translated sequence MNKDRLKQFREASRQYSDASIFMHEAIARKAGLSNADHKYLGLILQYDTITAGEIAKLTGLTTGAVTGLIDRLEKKELLKRQFIREDRRKVIIIPDRENSMKLLGPIFDELQQKTIQLISTFSEAETDIIERYFKGATAIMKETADQLNNT
- a CDS encoding fibrobacter succinogenes major paralogous domain-containing protein — encoded protein: MKKKFLLPIYICISSFSIAQVGINQPNPHLSADLELGSTNKSLLLNRVPNTGVINNPVNGMLIYDVSEQCVKAFQGGAWSQCFWKENPAFALNCGAATFAPNPATQGQSYTGTLTIPYTGGDGSAYAAQTFQANGLTATLAAGTFAVGNGTLQLSVTGFPIASGSATFNVTVNGSSCPALTLPVNPGTPIIPTNITLEGRYFIASVYDQDYSPFTTPTGPATTARPVAADGIPETLVDLQGVIPTSGLTVHIPATATGSGTIGAWSQTINIDPNLTEDGISRNITLSWNSQSYNATTKSITATLKSEVGTLNARKLDVNAGIGNDYLGVLLGKFLLPNSGVQKGYEVRIIAAIPDRMFNEPDVQGNFNHNFLYLPIQAEDNNVWLNHNLGADYTNVNGPNFNLGQKATSSSDYRAYGSLFQWGRRPDAHELINWTGPNSGTPVNGTTGVKSDVPPNPLFIAVGGDWRVNPNSNLWDNSTSTNNPCPVGFKVPTRDQLTNYLNMNVLNGASGASASKLGLTVPGIRDAGQGTLSSVYTGQQGFYWSSTTDAVANPAAYVLQIPTFGTANTTSGSSKSQGNSVRCIKE